A region of the Apium graveolens cultivar Ventura chromosome 6, ASM990537v1, whole genome shotgun sequence genome:
cgttaggtcccgttttaatttacggcgactcgcactcatgcgctacttattatgcaccctctcaacttatactacccttattatccCTTTAAGTCAtcattcacatcatggtcgctttatttttctaagtTTTTTGGGTTCATTCTTATTATCACCGTCGgttccgcttatggattcttacggtttctacttgcgcggtctcggctccgatatttttataaaattgaaaaatcattatttttactataactttttatggaagttagaaaactcaatatgttactctttgtaaaaatttcatgacttatgaacacttttaagtcgatcctttatattttcaaagttcgtaattcgtaggagtttttgtcgcgtaaatcacttttagtaaaatgaccataacgtttgatccgtaaatcggaattaagcgattcaagcgcctaaacgatccttataaaattttatatcataatcaagggttatttttcaagaaaatacagtttacaacttcgggactttctgcagaaacttaaagttacgattcgttggttttaacggggttacgtttacgatcggggtttcgtttacgccctaactcttaacacaaccaccaacaatcatcatttcatcatcaacacacaaactcctctcagaaacatcatgttcttgaggcaacaacaatcaaacttaaatctacttaacttaaacatcaagatttcaataataccacttcttaaactaggtttactaccgcatactaaatggatcttaaaaatgaatcttaaataaagttgggtcaaatatttttacctttattgaaatcttgagatgtgttcttgaggatggtggaggcttggaagtgcttggtatgatttttggaacctaaaaccaccattgaaatcaagaaaccaaagaggagttactattcatactattcactagtgactttcttgattttatttcacccataaaaccttgataaaaagagatgaaataattttcttaccttagtttgattgCTAGGAAGCTTTaaaattaatgggatgattttaccatggctagattttgagatttgaatttggatttctcCCTTTTCTTCTTGAAGGCCGAATGGAAGCAATGTGAAGGGGGGGtatttatgcttgcttctcttggttgcttctaggaaatggggtgatatctttccttgatttttattcttcctagtatagcattctaggtttattccttgttgcaaatcttggggacaaaatccaagtagcttgctaggttacaagctaactacatgtgttagcttccttagcacactattttgactagcttgcttgatcatcctatggttagcttactatttgataaagtaaccatggttactttcttaccatggtttagttagtgcgttacgtttatttaatcgtttacgcgttcgctcggttgcttaaacgttttcgtaatacttacttgtaaatgattcgcgacgtaattcctttcgtatttattccttatattttgaattatcatacttgaatataaatccgtagggatttaatcttgtaattatattgtgattcccgtaatcctcagtgagtcgtaaatacggtcgtttttcaaagttcgttttcttcaaaaattaatagcgtttacatacactcatttggtacgtataatcgtaatatcaactccgaaactcattttctcatgtactacatagtgtgggctcaaaagtttttcccgtccgccagggttactattcattaaacattttgcaaggtctcaaaaattcgagttatttcaactagtgtgtttgttggctgatgatcacatctcattgatcatttGTATAGTGACACTAAAGTCGAAAACACAGGTagatgtaaatatacatggtgctAGATAGAGCCAATGTGAGATTCCACATGTCTATTGTGTCATAAGTAgttctcacagtgataatgatgtaatggtccttcaACTTGAAATAATTATATTTCTTTACGATGATTAACATACTTTGATTACATCAAAAGTTACCTTTgacgggtaatgataaaagtggacttcGGGTATATTAGGAATcgtgtgagaaatatgaatgatctagaaatgatttaaccctcctaattttggagagatattattggcctcttgtgtgagctataCCATGAAATGCGTGGCGCCTCAAATGTTAATTTGAAATTATAGTCCACTCATTGATCAAAGAAACCTGGATTAAACCGtaaagaggatgacacataacacgcctcgagtttaatctataatatttggttaattgaattatattacattgtacattattcacgaaatgtttaatcgatcaccgatttaattattattattacttaagtagcaatgatgtattactagatgctgctcattgtttataatttaaatatgaggTATTTAAATTATTACTTGGaggaatatttaatttaaatttggatTTGAATACCCCTACGGCGTAGATCGTTAAGGCAACATACGTGGTGTTCGGTTAAAGTTAGGATAtccttttgacaaccataatcgttaagctctttaaggtaaacatctcatccatgaattaaatattgtttttcgcatggatcctgcggtggatTTCAGTTTGGTTCTGTTTTTACGGTTTTATTTATAATTTCCGTCGTGTTTTTATACCCCGAAACCCATCAGGTTCCTGCTATTATGTCAAAGTGGCCAGGCAGAAATAAAGGTGGTATTATCTTTATTCATCAAGGAAATGCAAAACCCCATCTTAGTGTGAATGATCTAGAATTTGTTACAGCTGCTCGTAGAAATAGATTTGACATTAGACTACATTTTCAATCTCCTAATAACCCTGACTTAAATGTATTGGATTTGGATTTTTTAGAGCAATTCAAAGTTTGCAACAGGAAACGACACCAAGAACTATAGATGAACTGGTGGAGGCCGTTGAACAAGCTTTTGAAGAGCTTCACCATGACAAGCTGAATAAGATATTTTTAATATTGTAGTTAAATATGATGGAAATTATGAAAGCAGTAGGTGGCAACGATTTTAAACAATCTCATTTTGAAGAACATCGATGTCCAAGTGGAACTATACCACTGCAGTTTGCATGTGAACAAGAAGCTACCAACTTTGTCAGTGAACAATTTTCAAGAATCTAGTTATGTGAAGTGATTGTGCTTTTTCAGTTTATTTTCCGGTTTATTTCTAGTGGCAGTAATATGTAATCTTGTTGTTTTTTATGGAACTTCGTGTTTACATTTTTTATTTGATATTTTTACCTTGGAATTAAATTTTAACATAACAAATGTAAAAAATATGTACTTTAAAAATTTAAAACACTTAGCTAACAAAAAAATTTACAATATAATGTTGTTAAAAAAAATACTTTTATTTATAACTAATTTTACAtcaatataaatataattaagaATCAACGTTTTAAATTTTTAGtgttttatttttctaaattttgatgattttttCTATATAGTTATTTTTAACAAACAACACTTTATAAAATTTGGCAGGAGTATTTAAAATAAAGTGTATAAATTGAAAGATAAATTGATACTTAAAATTAATATTAGTCCATTACACCAAACCTTAGATAAACACCTTCATACATAAATTAAGCCGTGACAAATTAcaagaaaaaaatataaattaagtcGTGACAAGTGACAAGAAAAAACCCTGGAGCACCTTTTAGTAGCAACAACCTGAAAAGATAAAGATATGAAACATTGGAGTCATCagaatataaattttaaaatattaaaacaaaAAATAATGAAAAAACTTACCATCACAACATGTTATAAATATGCTTAACATTTTCTTGATATTTTGTTATTTTTCAATGGATATATTTTGTAGGTGGTTCTGGTTGATTTGCTTCCATGATTTTTGGTGTCTGTGGTGGCtcattaaaatcaaaataaatcttcttcttttcttcatgtGGTGGCTCATTgagatcaaaatattttttttgttcCCATCACAATATTCTTTTAGCATAGATTTAGTGTAATATGGATATACAGGTATATATAGGCTATTTTAATCCTACCGCACACACGTATATTTATTATGTAAATATTCATTGCTTTCTACAATTTTCCAGGAGTCAAACTTAAATTCTAATGCATTCAGTTATTGAAACTACAATAAATTAATTGTAATATATTTACACCCGACTTTATAAATAAGGGTAATATAGTCATGTACAGTGTAAAATTAAAGTTTGTTAATATGTGTGTAAAAATCAAATCAGCCAGATAAAttaggacggagggagtatcaaAAACTACAATTACCTTATATTCTGCTAAATATATTATCATCGTTTGTAATATTTTCCTATAGGTTGTACAATATCTTCTATTAAGATTTTTAAAATCAACTTACCGtcataatattctcctaaaactTATACAATCTCCTTAAATAATTTAccatcttgatattttattaatcaatatacttatataaaagagAAGACACAGGCGTTTAGGTGGCGATTCTAAAATATTCTCATTTTAAATATCAACTTACCATCATAATATAATTCTAAAACTTACCATCATAATATAATTCTCATTTTAGGTGTCCGCAAGGGTTGATTTAGCTGGTTAAAAAgaggataactatcctcttggtcacaggttcgaatcccacgagaggagaatttatgattatgccttcTGAGTCAGAGTCCGTCgtttaaatgcggtttaccttggttcacgtggttagcagactattgcgtgagcccgtaaggtttacccagtgcgcaccctgcgagttacctacgataaaaaaagaACTTCTATTTCTCCTTAAATCAACTTACCATCTTAGTATTTTTCTAAATTTTGTTTTTAACACAATTTTTCATCTATCTTCAAAAATCAACTTACTAtattatattttctaaaaattttcctttaatttttagtATATGAATATTATAATTTACAAAGATAAGTATCTTTAAATTTATCATCATTCATATTATTATTCTAAATTTTTTACAACATCAttcattaaaatttttaaaatcaacTTACCATCGCAATATTCTTCTAAAACTTCTCATTTCTCTTTAAATCAACTTATCATCTTGACATTCTCCTAAATTTCTTTTTAACAccatttttcttctttttttcccTCCTAAAATCAGGTtactatattatatttttctaGAAGAAAAATACAAGTATCTATAAATATagattttcaatattttttaaataattatatcattatattatattatacttttGTTAATGAGAAGATGAGGACGGTGAGTTAACGCCTCTCGTATCGTTTCAATCTATTTTGTATTTTtctcaaattttatattataaaatagaaaaaatattacattaattattgactaataaataatataattttatcaTATTATATTTGTGAATAATAAAAGAGCGGATCATTGGAGTAAACATGTTTAACGAGAAAACGAATTTATTACAGGGTAAATGATCTAATTCGACACTGTACAATACCAAAACTTTCACTTAGGTCACCCGCCTAAAAAAGTTTTCAATCAAACACTTAAACAATAAAAATATTTCAAATAGGTTACTGCCGTTAGTGCCGTTAAGTTGGCTAACGGAAAAGTGACGTGTAACTGATGTGGCATCAAGTTTACTATCGCATTCATCACTGAATTTTGTATCATTTTCAATTAGGTTACCGACTATTTTTTTCAAAAAGTTATCTTCTTTTTTTAAGAGAAATTCagataattttttcaaaaatccaaattGATTAAATAACATATTTTAATTGATATTTTTTCCAATATCGATAATTGTATCTAACAGATAAATTTTTTGAATGTTTATTTTTTCTGAATAATAACACCATAACTAAAATTTTTACATACTTATTTTTTAATATGTTTGAAAATGTTTGATCTAAAGAACGGACATTTTGTTACAAACTTAAAGTTGAAAACTTACAAAgaatgaaaaaatatttttaaaaaattcacAATCAATAAATTTTGGTTTACGATAATTTTTTTACGATTTGTTTTAAGTGATTAAAATTTAAGACAAAATATACctattaaatttattaaataatcgATTTTATTTCAGAAAAGGCTAAGAtctgttttaaattttttttatccataaaaatgatattttctggACAAACTTAAATTACGAAACTTATTGACAATAAAAAAATCTACCCAaaaaaaattgtataaaaaaactttaaaataaaattatacctcttaaatttataataaaatatttttattttatttttgtgtgagtatatttcaattaatttaataaaatataataataataatctattttataaaaaataatttttttggttaaaaaatttaaattttattttttttaaattttattttgaaaCTCAGTGACCAATTTGAAAGTTTTCAGATTGTTTAACGGACCTCCGTTAATAGTAACGCCTTTTAACGGTCGTGCAAGAATTTTGGAGTTTAGTAATGTGATTGAAAGTTTTATGTAATTCAGTAATGcgaatgaattttttttttgggTTGGTGACCTAAGTGAAAGTTTTGACATTGTATAGTAACGAATTAGCTAATTTACCCATTTATTATATTGGTTTTAGAATGATCAACATCAAAttagaaataataaaataaaatattattttagaaggCTGCTGCGATACACGACTTTGTAACTACTAACTACTCCCTTGTTCCCTGGATAATATATTTTCGGGTCGCGGACTTCGGATTCGACACGTATTTTAATACTTCCTTAAAGTATAGTTTCGTAaatagttttaattttttttttgaattaaagtttgaTGTTTAAATCTTAATACAAAaaagaaaaatttaaaaataagatataaaaaaatattttatatttatctTAAGACATGTGTCAAGTATTGAAAAAACTGTATACAATTGAATGAGACCGTGAGACGTATATAGaataatataaataatgataaaatatgaaatatagaaagacaaaataaaaaaataaataaaaagaagTCGCACGTGGCTACCGTTGAATACAAGGGACATCCAGCTGCCTGAAACACTTTTCCGTGTATAATCAATTTTGAGATTTCAATTCATTTCTAATTACTTCATGAGTTTTAGGTAAAAACCCTAGATCTGATTCGGATCCGATCTGCAAAACAGTAATCAAACCTCCGATATCAATATCATGCCGGTCTCTGCTTCCGCTATTTACTTTCTCAATCTTCGCGGCGATGTACTCATAAATCGCCTCTATCGCGACGACGTCGGGTTTGTCCtttttgtttttctataaatatcATTATTATTATGCTGTCATGTTTATTAATTAGGATTATCATTGTGTTGTTTGCTATTTTACTTAATTGATTGCTTAATTGAACTAATTATTTGTATTTTGCGCTATGCAATTGCTGTAGAATGCTATGTTGTTACTGTTAGGCTACTGATTTTGTATTATTGTTAGTAGAAAAGAGAGATTAATTTTACATTATGAATATACGATCGCGGAAGCAAGTGATTTTAGTGAAGCTTATAATTCTAGGCAAAAGTTCAATTCAGTACTAATTTTACCCTGCTTACAAAAACTCGGAGAATATACTGCAGAACACGTTGCAGGATGTATAGTACTCCACTTTGCAGGATGTATAGTACTCCACTTATTACTTCATTTAAGAGAGAACTTGATGAACTAAACCATATACTTCTTAATGTATATTAGGCTATTGTCGAATGATTATTTTGTGAAATTTTTAATCGAATAATACATGTAGTATTTGGTGAAACGAGTATGGCATGCTTATACAAAGGTAGTTTCTAGCGAAGTAAGATGGTGCTCAATAAGAACGCAATGGATTGTGGTGAAAGTGCTGTTACCACTATCAAGTTAATCATCTCTGTTTAAGTACTTGTATGGTGCAGCAACACTTGAACTTAGAATGCTGCATTTATGACAAGTTCGGTTTTTTCGCTACCTGACTTCATTTTCCCTTACTGTCATTGTTCTTTTTGTGGATGGGGTAAATTTTTTTCTGAGGAGCAGCCCACTTAAGTTTTTAATTTGTGTTGGTTCCCTGACTGTTGAAATATAATTTAGTAGGACTTCATATTACAGTTAGAGTGGGAGAACAATGATTTGATTACATCCTGTGATGTATTCTGCAATGTGGTTGCCAGCCTTTGGTATTAGCTTCTAGGTTTCTTTTGATCGAGGATTTATTGTATATAAAGCTTATATCTCGCATCCTATCACTCGCCTCTATAATGATTTGTTTTGACCCTATAGATTATGGATTGGACGAACCTATGAACCAATGCTATTTGTGGTCAATTTTTGGCCAAACTAGCACTATAAGGCAATGCCATGCTCTTTGTGTAATTTGGGAGCCTAGGCGCAAAGTGCAGGTAAAGGGCCTAGGAATGGTAAAGCACCTAGGAGTGTGTGAAACGCAGCGACTTCAAACAAGCGCGCTTATACCTTCAAAGCGCGAAGCGCTAAAAAAGTGCGCGTCATTGAACTTTGACAAAAATTTAGGATTGACTGGGTAGATCAGTTAAGGCCACAACAAATATAGCCCAAAGCAAAAACAAAAATTTAAAAGCCCTACATATATAAATATTGCAGCCACTTTAAAAAGGAAAAAAAACCTATTCAATGATTATTCAACACAAGGTTACAATCAAAATCAGCCTTGAAATCTAAATAAAGAGGAGGAACAAGAGTTCGAATTTGAAGGGACCACTGCTACACTTAGAGATGGTTGGCAGGATGAGTTTAAAGATGAAGATGGAGATGACTTGGATGAAGATGATGAATGAAATCTGGGAGCCTGGATTACACCCAAGAAATTTGAATTTCTAATCTTGATGCGGAAATTTAGGATAATTTTTTGCTCAAGAACTCTAAATTAATATATTATGAAGTATCAACTATGTTATTTTTGCTTTAGAATTGtgatttaatatataataatgtatatattatatttagTAAACATAAGTTATTTTATGTATATTCCTAAATAACatattttagattttttttttgttaaatgTGCGCTTCGCTTTAAAGAAGCCTTTAAGCGTGCGCCTCACTTTGCGCTTTGCGCCTAGGCTCCCGGGAGGGTTTGTGCTTTATGCTTTTGATAACACTGGTTTAACATACAATTTCTATTTGATTATGGAGCTACTGTTTTCATGCATGATAACCAAAAGTTGCATTAAAAATTTTAGGGGTGCTATAGATTCTGAGATTGTACGGTGATGGGGATTGAAATTGAAGTTTAGGTTTTTTTTATAACTGATAATTGGTGAATAATTTTTGGGAATTGCTTCACCTTAAATATGCCTTTTGTTAGTAGAAGACTCACCAGATGAAGAATTGCTGCAGTCACATTTAGCATGATATTACACATTAATATATGGATAGTCCTTGTATACATCTCATTTTTTTTCAATGTCTAATTTCTGTGAGTAAATGCCATATCTGATGTGCACTATTGTTTTAACTTTTAATGCAATATCATAAAAGGCATATGCAATTTTGTATTTATAATTGTTAACACCAATTAATTTTGCAATTCATTGATGGCGTTGTACCAGGGGGAATATGGTGGATGCCTTTCGTGTGCACATAATGCAGACGAAAGAGCTAGGTACCTGTCCCGTGCGGCAGATTGGTGGTTGCTCTTTCTTTTATATGAGAATCAGCAATGTCTACATAGTGATTGTCGTCAGCAGCAATGCTAATGTAGCTTGTGCTTTCAAGTTTGTTGTTGAGGTAGTTTGCTATTTCTTGTATTTTACTTTCCTGAATAGTGTGAGTTTTCTTTGAAGTTCAAACTCTTTTACTCTGCGAAGTAGTTTGTCCTTCTTACGTTATTGCCCTTCTTACCAGTAGCTGAATAATTTAATAAATACTGAGAGTAGTCAAATATATATTCCTGCCAGGTGCATCCTTAGTTCAGTTTCTATTTAAAACATCAGTATTTTAAATTGAAGTTTTATTAGCACATTAAAGGAAGGACATGGAATAATTGGCCTTAACCGTAGCTTTATGCCTATGCACAGAGGAGACATCTAATTACTATATTGCAGATCTTATGTATTTAGATCACGGTGCTGGTCTACATCTATTATCCCCAAAAAAATTGTTGATGTGAAGTTATACATAGTGAGCTGAAAAGTCATAAGAGAAGATGGAAAACTCAACAACTGATTGTAGACGACATcttatattatttttttgaaattcTTACTCATGAATATTCACAATGTAAAGAATAGCGGTGATTTTGCATTTTAATTAATAATAGGGATTTATATAGATAGGATATTAGTAAATAAGTTACTTgttataaaacaaataaaatggAAGTGATGCAAACCCCAAATCTTCCATCAGATGCTTAATTAGTTAGATCTGGACTTGCTAGAAGAGAGTGGGACAGTGTAAATGAAGTTAAGGATAACATATAAAAAGATTATAGGATATAACTTTAGGTATTAACCAGAACATGAGAACATAAGAAAAGAGGCCAAGTGAAGTAGCCTATAGAAAACTGATAAGTTGAGAGAGAATTCAACACGATAACAAGAACATAGACCATAGACCGGTTTTCTCTTCCAGATAGATATTTGTTGATACTTTTCTCTACATTTTCATGAATGTATGAGCTTTATCATTttgattaaatatatatttttagctATTCTTTTATTGCAAGCGAATAACTTATTGTGGTTAAATATTAGCTCTTTCTgtgaggacaaaatcttttatTGTTATCTTTAAGATATCAAAAATTCATGCTGTGCACTATGCAGGCAGTTGCATTGTTCAAGTCATACTTTGGCGGGGCTTTTGACGAGGATGCTATACGTAATAATTTTGTTCTAATCTACGAGCTCTTGGATGGTATGTTTATGTTGGGATGTTTTTCTTCTTGTATTGTTTATCAGTCAACTGTGATTTTCACATCATTGGTACACTAATGTGGGTGCATGTAAACCATTTATGTATGCTGTGGTCATGTATTCCCTTCTACCTCATGCATGTGAGGCTCATTACTCATTGTATGTGTTTCTCTGTATCGTCTCATATTTCTTTCTTTTTGAAGTGTTATCATTCTCCTATCCTATGTAAGAGTTAAGTCTTTGGAGTATCGAACTTTTTATGTTAAATCATTGAAATACCTCGGGCTTGTAAATGCGTTTATCTACTCCCCCTCATACTGTGCACAATTAAATTAAGCAACTTAAGTAATTGTATACGATAAAGTATCTTGTTGTATTGGGTTTTTGGTTAAAGTTGGTTTTTTAGTGACCGCCATGTATGCACACATCATATATATTATTCTCTAAGTAGTTGATTGGGCATTTTAGTGGTAATCAAAAACCCAACTGTGAACCACAAAATTAGTCATCTCTCATTGTTACTCGGTAGAATTGTTGTTTAGTCTTTTTTTTGTCATAATTAATTATCTCCAAGTTTTCCGATTCTCTCTGTGTTTTGTCTAAGGTAATCTACAGTCTACACCTTACAGTGTAGGTGAGAAGTATGGTAACCTATAGTCAGCATATAAGTGTATGCCTCGGTGATTAATATTCAAATTATATTGCAGAGATTATGGATTTTGGTTACCCTCAAAATCTTTCTCCTGAAATTTTGAAGCTTTATATAACACAGGAAGGTGTCCGTTCACCATTCTCGTCCAAGGTActtttttgttcttttttttttACATTAGATTGCTTTATACTATCAGTCTATCATTTACTAATCTTTTGTTCTTATACTTATACACCGAACAGCCTACAGATAAACCAGTGCCAAATGCGACATTACAAGTTACTGGTGCTGTTGGCTGGCGTAGAGAAGGTCTTGTATACAAAAAGAATGAGGTGAACTTTCTTGATTTACGACTTATTTTAGCTTCACCGAGTATTGTCTATAGCTCGATCTTGACTTTCTTTGGCTACCAGGTCTTTCTGGATATTGTAGAGAGCGTGAACCTTCTTATGTCTTCAAAAGGTAAATCGAATATTCTGGATTAGttttccttatttcctgatcacaTTGACTCATACAATTTGGTAAATGTAGGTAGTGTATTGCGCTGTGATGTAACTGGGAAAGTTCTTATGAAGTGCTTCCTGTCTGGAATGCCTGATTTGAAGCTAGGATTAAATGATAAAATTGGTCTGGAGAAAGAGTCACAACTTAAGTCACGTCCGGCTAAAAGGTAGCTTTTGTATTGTGCATTGCTCTCCTGCACATGGCAAAGCCATGCTCCTTTTTCTGACAACTCTACCAAAGCTTCTGCACAAGGGATCACTCTGTCTGTTTTATTAACTTAGTCTTTCATTTTGCTAAACCTGCAGCGGGAAGACTATTGAATTGGACGATGTTACTTTTCATCAATGTGTAAATTTGACAAGGTTCAACTCAGAGAAAACTGTCAGTTTTGTCCCACCAGATGGTGAATTTGAATTAATGAAGTAAGCTGGGTTTTCATCATGTCTATGTGTTTTTAGCCTTTAGTATCAAGTTAGCTATTTTGATCCTCTTCTGTATTATGTTTTATGCTCTCCTCCGAACATTATATGCATTCGATAATATTACACAAATATTAGAAAGTCCACTTATAGAGATCAAAATGCTACTTAATAATAAAGTTTCAACACTACCTTGGATATAAGTAACTAATAATTCATCCTTATTATGGCCTTTCAGTAATGTTCGCTTTGTCCTTTGAGAAGAGGTAATTAGTTTATTACAAGGACATTCTTTTCAAGTATCCACTGttcataattattatatattattttggacCTAAAATGGTCTAATATCCAACAATGAAGGATTTAGAATAATCACTTGCCCTTATTGTACCCAAAGCAAAAGTCCCTTGTGCCTATTATAGACCAACCCTGGTATGTTCTTTAATGGGTAGTATGTAACTTGCTATTTGTTTTTGTCAACATGTGCATTATGTATTCGCCTGCAATCATCTGATATGTTACGTCTTGCCATCTGTTTTTGGGTTTGTTTTTATGTCCGTCCAACTGTTTGCATacaatatttttaatatattttttgtgTCTCCTCAACAGATATCGCATAACTGAGGGTGTAAATCTTCCCTTTAGAGTATTGCCCACTATTAAGGAACTGGGACGGACCCGGATGGAAGTAAATGTCAAGGTCTGTTTTCAGATTCATTTTTATGCGCAGAAAATCCTTGACATTCAAATGTATTCTTAATAGAGTTGATTTTCAGGTAAAGAGTGTGTTTGGTGCAAAA
Encoded here:
- the LOC141667090 gene encoding AP-2 complex subunit mu; its protein translation is MPVSASAIYFLNLRGDVLINRLYRDDVGGNMVDAFRVHIMQTKELGTCPVRQIGGCSFFYMRISNVYIVIVVSSNANVACAFKFVVEAVALFKSYFGGAFDEDAIRNNFVLIYELLDEIMDFGYPQNLSPEILKLYITQEGVRSPFSSKPTDKPVPNATLQVTGAVGWRREGLVYKKNEVFLDIVESVNLLMSSKGSVLRCDVTGKVLMKCFLSGMPDLKLGLNDKIGLEKESQLKSRPAKSGKTIELDDVTFHQCVNLTRFNSEKTVSFVPPDGEFELMKYRITEGVNLPFRVLPTIKELGRTRMEVNVKVKSVFGAKMFALGVVIKIPVPKQTAKTSFQVTSGRAKYNASIDCLVWKIRKFPGQTEPTLSAEVELISTIAEKKSWTRPPIQMEFQVPMFTASGLRVRFLKVWEKSGYNTVEWVRYITKAGSYEIRC